A genome region from Bacillaceae bacterium IKA-2 includes the following:
- a CDS encoding glycine betaine/L-proline ABC transporter ATP-binding protein → MSKIKVEGLTKVFGKKPKKALELLKKNVSKDEILKQTGMTVGVNQADFEVQDGETFVIMGLSGSGKSTLVRLLNRLIEPTTGSVWIDGVDLAVMGEKELRDVRRKKLSMVFQNFGLFPFRTVLENVEYGLEVQGVDKQKRGEKAQTSLELVGLKGYEDKYPSELSGGMQQRVGLARALANDPDVLLMDEAFSALDPLIRKDMQDELLDLQQKMKKTIIFITHDLDEALRIGDRITIMKGGSIVQIGTPEDILTNPENDYVERFVEDVDRSKVFTARHVMKRPETVNAEKDGPRVALQRMKDTGISTLFVTNRKKELLGVVNAEDVAKAIKENSSLLAILEENVPTVQSDTPLHDLFDLVSTTQIPVAVVDDKILKGIIIRGAVLAALSTSSQEGNSNESNTTPSTS, encoded by the coding sequence GTGTCAAAAATCAAAGTTGAAGGCTTGACAAAAGTTTTTGGTAAAAAGCCAAAAAAAGCATTAGAGCTTTTAAAGAAAAACGTATCAAAAGATGAAATTTTAAAACAAACTGGAATGACTGTTGGTGTTAATCAAGCTGACTTTGAAGTTCAAGATGGAGAAACATTCGTGATTATGGGGTTATCAGGAAGTGGAAAATCTACATTAGTCCGACTCCTTAACCGTTTAATTGAACCAACAACCGGCAGTGTTTGGATAGATGGTGTTGATTTAGCCGTCATGGGTGAAAAAGAACTTCGAGACGTTCGCCGTAAAAAGTTAAGTATGGTATTTCAAAACTTCGGTTTATTCCCATTTCGGACTGTACTTGAAAATGTTGAATACGGGCTTGAAGTACAAGGTGTTGATAAACAGAAAAGAGGAGAAAAAGCTCAAACGTCACTTGAACTTGTAGGCCTTAAAGGGTATGAGGATAAATATCCTAGCGAGCTTTCAGGTGGAATGCAGCAACGTGTTGGTTTAGCAAGAGCCTTAGCAAATGACCCAGATGTTCTCCTTATGGATGAAGCATTTTCCGCTTTAGATCCGTTAATTCGCAAGGACATGCAAGATGAGCTCCTAGATTTACAGCAAAAAATGAAAAAAACTATTATTTTTATTACTCACGATTTAGACGAAGCTCTTCGAATCGGTGACAGAATTACGATTATGAAAGGTGGTTCAATTGTTCAAATTGGAACACCTGAAGATATTTTAACAAATCCTGAAAATGACTATGTAGAAAGATTTGTTGAGGATGTCGATCGCTCGAAAGTTTTTACAGCACGACACGTCATGAAACGACCAGAAACTGTCAATGCTGAAAAAGATGGTCCTCGTGTAGCATTGCAACGCATGAAAGATACAGGAATCTCTACCCTATTTGTAACAAATCGTAAAAAAGAGCTCCTAGGAGTAGTTAATGCCGAGGACGTAGCTAAAGCTATTAAAGAAAATAGCAGTTTATTAGCCATTTTAGAAGAGAATGTTCCAACGGTACAATCTGATACACCATTACATGATTTATTTGATCTTGTTTCAACAACCCAAATTCCTGTTGCTGTTGTTGATGACAAAATTTTAAAAGGAATTATTATTCGCGGCGCAGTTCTAGCAGCCTTGTCGACATCAAGTCAGGAGGGTAACAGTAATGAATCTAATACCACGCCTTCCACTAGCTGA
- a CDS encoding glycine betaine ABC transporter substrate-binding protein, translating to MKKYFKRFSVVAGLSLALLAAGCGTNEENTSETPTDEENGASEEVVGSVGEQLDYTITGIDAGAGLMAATESVLEEYALEGYTLLASSDAAMTAALAAAYENEEPIVVTGWTPHWKFAKYDLKYLEDPKGIFGASETINTIARLGLDEDHPSAYEVLDNFFWEQDDMGEIMIAVNEGADPVDAAADWVANNQDTVSTWTDGVAEVDGDEFTLAFVAWDSEIASTHMIAKVLEDIGYNVNLVSLNGAHMWTAVSTGDADAIVAAWLPLTHATYYEDYEGEFVDLGPNLEGAGIGLVVPAYMDIDSIEDLNN from the coding sequence ATGAAGAAATATTTCAAAAGATTTAGTGTAGTAGCAGGTTTATCATTAGCACTACTTGCTGCAGGTTGTGGAACAAATGAGGAAAATACATCAGAAACACCAACTGATGAAGAAAATGGAGCTTCTGAGGAAGTAGTTGGCTCTGTTGGCGAACAGTTAGATTATACAATTACTGGTATTGATGCAGGTGCTGGACTTATGGCTGCGACTGAAAGTGTGCTTGAAGAGTATGCCTTAGAAGGCTATACACTGCTAGCTAGTTCTGATGCTGCAATGACAGCTGCATTAGCAGCTGCTTATGAAAATGAAGAGCCAATCGTCGTGACTGGTTGGACACCTCATTGGAAGTTTGCTAAGTACGACCTTAAATATTTAGAAGATCCTAAAGGCATTTTTGGAGCTTCTGAAACGATTAACACAATTGCTCGCCTTGGACTTGACGAGGATCACCCTTCCGCTTACGAAGTGTTAGACAACTTCTTCTGGGAGCAAGATGATATGGGCGAAATTATGATTGCTGTAAACGAGGGCGCTGACCCTGTTGATGCTGCTGCTGATTGGGTTGCTAATAACCAAGATACGGTTTCTACTTGGACTGACGGTGTTGCTGAAGTAGATGGCGACGAGTTTACATTAGCTTTTGTTGCTTGGGATTCTGAAATTGCTTCAACTCACATGATTGCTAAAGTTCTTGAAGATATCGGTTATAACGTTAATTTAGTCTCACTTAATGGAGCACATATGTGGACTGCTGTCTCAACTGGAGATGCTGATGCAATTGTAGCTGCTTGGTTACCACTTACACATGCGACATATTATGAAGATTATGAAGGCGAATTTGTTGACTTAGGTCCAAACTTAGAAGGTGCTGGAATTGGTTTAGTCGTTCCTGCATACATGGATATTGACTCAATTGAAGACTTAAATAATTAA
- a CDS encoding proline/glycine betaine ABC transporter permease, with amino-acid sequence MNLIPRLPLAEGIDLFVDWLKSIDGLFDVPKDTIAFMVSNLSDGLALIPEFIFIILITALAFFATKKKIGLPVFVFFGLFLIQNLGYWGDMLLTLSLVLTSAFISIVVGIPIGILMARNKTTENIVIPILDFMQTMPAFVYLIPAVVFFGIGMVPGVIASVIFAMPPTVRLTNLGIRQVSTELIEAADAFGSTPMQKLLKVQLPMAKKTIMAGVNQSIMLALSMVVIASMIGASGLGTKVYYAVGRNDAGGGFEAGIALVIVAIILDRLTQSFNRQKGEA; translated from the coding sequence ATGAATCTAATACCACGCCTTCCACTAGCTGAAGGAATTGATTTATTCGTTGATTGGTTAAAAAGTATTGATGGTTTATTTGATGTACCAAAAGATACGATTGCATTTATGGTTTCGAATTTAAGTGACGGATTAGCCCTAATCCCTGAATTTATCTTTATTATATTAATTACTGCTTTAGCGTTTTTTGCAACTAAGAAGAAAATTGGTTTGCCAGTCTTTGTTTTCTTCGGGCTATTTCTGATTCAAAACTTAGGGTATTGGGGCGATATGCTGTTGACACTATCACTCGTCTTAACATCTGCATTTATTTCTATTGTAGTAGGAATTCCAATTGGAATTTTGATGGCTAGAAATAAAACAACAGAAAATATTGTTATTCCGATATTAGATTTCATGCAGACAATGCCAGCCTTTGTTTACCTAATACCAGCTGTTGTTTTCTTCGGTATTGGTATGGTCCCCGGTGTTATCGCCTCTGTTATTTTTGCGATGCCACCAACAGTTAGACTAACAAACTTAGGAATACGCCAAGTGTCAACTGAGCTAATTGAAGCGGCTGATGCCTTTGGTTCTACTCCAATGCAAAAATTATTAAAGGTACAACTACCAATGGCAAAGAAAACTATCATGGCTGGTGTAAACCAAAGTATTATGTTAGCATTGTCGATGGTTGTTATTGCTTCGATGATTGGTGCATCTGGTCTTGGAACTAAAGTCTATTATGCTGTTGGGCGTAATGACGCTGGTGGTGGTTTCGAAGCTGGGATTGCCCTAGTAATTGTAGCGATTATTCTTGATCGTTTAACACAAAGCTTTAATCGCCAAAAAGGCGAAGCATAA